Within the Deinococcus aerolatus genome, the region ATGGCCTGCTGAAACTGCGCCGCGGTGGGCACAACGAAGGTGGCGCGGTACGTCCCGGCTGGCCCCTCGCGCATGGGGGCGGGAGCGGCCCGGCCCAGCCGGTAGGCGGCCCGGCCCCCCGGTGAACCCTGGAAACTCAGCTCCACGCTGCGCTCGGCGGGCGAGTCTCCGGCAAGATCCCAGAACTCGCGCACCGCTTTGGGCTGGACGCTCTGCGCGTCAATCACTGTGGGCCGGGCCGCCGCCGCCTGTGCCACGGTGCGGATCACCTTCAGGACAGTCACGCCCGACTGCCCCTCCTGACGGGCCACCAGCCGCAGGTCGTTGATGCCGGGTTTCAGCGGCCACCACTCCATGAACAGGCCGTCCGGCCCAACGTTGACGCTGCGGCCGTCCACGGTCAGGCTCGCGCCGGGGGTGACGCTGCCTTCCAGAATGACGTGACCAAAGGCGACGCGGTGGCCGTTTTCCGGGTAGGCGACGAACACGTCCAGGGCGGCCCGTGCGGCGCAGGCCAGGGAGAGCGCGGCGAGGGCAAGCAGAACGCGGCGGGAACGCATACGCGAAGGTGTAGCACGCGGGCATGAGGCAAAACTTCACGCCGCCGGGGCGCGCCCGACGTATCCTGCGCCCATCCATGACTGATCCCCTGGTCACCACCTACCGGGCGCGCGAGGCTCAGTACGCTGCGCTGCGGGACGCCGCGCTGGCGCACACCACCCGGCTGATCGAGGAAGCGGGGCTGAAGGTTCACAACATCACAGGCCGGCTGAAACGCCCCGAGAGTCTGGCGGACAAGCTGCGCCGCAAGCCGGGGCGCTACCGCAGCCTGGAGGACGTGACCGATCTGGTGGCCGTGCGCGTCATCACCTATTTCGAGTCGGACGTGGCCGCCGTGTCCAGGCTGCTGGAGGCCCACCACGAGGTCAACTGGGAACATTCGGTGGACAAGAGCATGATGCATGACCCGGACCGCTTCGGATACATGGGCGTGCATTACGTGGTGCGGGTGCCGCCGGGACTGGAACAGGTGATGCCGCCCGCCACCGGGGCAGCGCCGCCCATGCCTGATCTGATCCCTGCGGGTCAGCACTACGAGGTACAGATCCGCTCGATTCTCCAGCACGCCTGGGCCGAGATCGAGCATGACCTGGGCTACAAGAACCGCGAGGCCGTCCCGCGCGAGGTTCAGCGCCGCTTCTACCGGCTGGCCGGACTGCTGGAAATGGCCGACGAGGAGTTCATGGCCCTGGACCGGCTGTCGCGCGACTATGCCGCCACCCTGCCCGAGCGCGTCCGGACCGAGCCGGACAGCGTGTTC harbors:
- a CDS encoding GTP pyrophosphokinase, whose product is MTDPLVTTYRAREAQYAALRDAALAHTTRLIEEAGLKVHNITGRLKRPESLADKLRRKPGRYRSLEDVTDLVAVRVITYFESDVAAVSRLLEAHHEVNWEHSVDKSMMHDPDRFGYMGVHYVVRVPPGLEQVMPPATGAAPPMPDLIPAGQHYEVQIRSILQHAWAEIEHDLGYKNREAVPREVQRRFYRLAGLLEMADEEFMALDRLSRDYAATLPERVRTEPDSVFIDAQSIGHLLEVSPVRDLDEAVADALGVPLLTRWPDPERPQRLATLLHYVGVHSVGGLLGELRRNRRDILDFAVRLLPRLPQAWLPAGGARPGTGLVNHALLRACANPSLSPQEIINALDMSGILSTRQMVDTVLETYAEVAGETELDPRHS